The DNA region GTTTCATAAGAATTTATCAGAAACCAAATTgcataaattaatgaaaataaatcaattaaatttatGACTGAATGGACTAATTACCATAACTTTTATCTAAATTAACCacattattttgacatttttttcaatttcaaagtaagtaaataaaaaagaaaattgccAATATATCAGACAGATTACTCGTACATAGAGCATTAACGTGAAGtgttctttttttatataaatatgaaagtCTCCAACAACAAGTTGTAGTAAACAAACCAAAGATAATGCCGAATTATCTATTAAATTATTGATTCattcattaattaattatgCGGGAACCTAATTTAAAGCTATCTTTATAATCAAACAATGGTAGTTAATTATggtaatatcaataaaaatctagaacaataaatatgtttttcattggATATAACATGAAGCTTAAATCAACTAACATTTTGGTATATCATAGGGAAATTCTGTACAAGGCAGATACTTTCATTATGACCTATCTATCCAAGTGCACATGGTATAactggtttttttgttttgttttgtgggCGTGTTCATTTCCGAGGAGAACTTCTcgtacattttcaatttttaaaagtaTTATGCTACATAGGTTATCATTCTTGTCAAACTTTCCATTTTATTTGGGAGTATTTATGTTTGCAGTAATTAGTTGACTgcaaatatagaaattaaattcAGCTGCAAATGAAAGCAACATTCATATTCTATGAGGAGATTACCTGCTTGACATCGGCATTCGAGTGACTCAAGGTACATTGCACATGGATACTCCCCAGCAAATACACACTGCTGATCAGCTGAACACCCGCTGATGACAAAACAAAAGTAGGTCATGATTTCACGCAACAATTAGAACGAAAGACGAATGACGAAACttaatgaaaaatgaaagaaagaCTGAAAAATGACTAATTGTATTACCATGATTGGTACAAAATTTGTTTGTGCTTACAATATCGAGTGCTATCTAGATCATCATTTGGCTATTTTTTACGCTTAATATGGTAtcttttaaattgattttatcattataattttcTCGCTCATATAAATGCATTCACACATTTATAAAGAATGGTTCAATTGGAGTTATTTGTCTgctaatttgaataataatttaaaacaatatagatatatgaaaTGACCGTAAATTCATACATATCAACAAGGAGAAAACATTcctttcaataaaataaaaaaagaggAAATCCGTATTAACTTTGTTCTGTTTACTATTTCCATTTAAGATATATATGGCACAAAAtaaaccatggaaacattgcatAATTGGTCTTAAGCCATGTGCAACGTTGTGTAACACGTGTATTTTCTTCCTTCTTGTACGGAATCATTCCCGCAATAAACGTGATATATCACAACAAAACGAACTTGATACTGCAAAATGGTtctaaaactgaaaataatagATTTAAATCAAGGCTGATAAAAAATAGGAAAACggtaaatatacataaaacttACGTTGCTTGACATTTTGATCCCACTTCGGTAGCCGGTGCGTTTGTTTGAGTGTTTGGATCCATATTTGCCGTGTCCGTACCAATATTTCCAATAACAGCTACATCAGGAGTAAGACCAGTTCCTCCCTGAGTGTCAATTACACCAGAAGTATCCACAGCTGTAGAATCAGTTCCAGTTCCGGTGTTTACCAAAGTGTTACCCGAGATTGTCTGCCCTGATGTTGGATCCTGGAAGGTGGCACCACCGGTATCTCCTCCAAATGTACCCGTTTGTGAAGCACCATCACCCGTAACCGTAAATCGGTTTGCAAATGTATTTCCGGCAGCAAGTACCATACTGTCCTGATTTCCATTCGTTTGTGCATTGCTGGTTACCTGTGTCCCCAAACTGTTTACTTGTGATAAAGCTGGAACGCcattatttaaaagaaattgattTGAAAGAGTTCCTGTTCCTGTCGTGAAACCACTTCCAGCGAGAGTGTTGGTTCCGGCAACATTTGTTGTACCTGGCACGACGGCTCCGGTATTTGGTGGAAGACCAGTATTTATGGTACCGAAAAACCCGGGCCCTGTGCCAGGAAATGCCGTGTTCGGTAAAGGTGCTGGGAAGGCAGAATTTAAAGTAGCAGGGAAGCCGGTATTAATGGTTCCAGGAAAAACTGAGTTCAGAGTTCCGGGGAAAGCTGCATTAGTGTTCAACGTAGTAGGGAAACCGGCGCCAGTATTCACAGGTCCAGAAAAACCGGTATTTACAGTTGCAGGAAATCCAGAATTAACGTTTAAAGGAAGACCTGTACCTGTAATTCCCGCAGCTGGAGCTCCAGTGTTCGTCGTTCCGAATGGAAGGTTTCCGATTGTATTGGTAGTGGTACCAACATTACCCGTGTTTTGAGTATTTGTTCCAAAGGTTGTAGGTACTCCTGGGTTGCCTATCGGATTGCCCTGTATGATCGTGTTTGGCGGAAATCCTTGCAAAccattatttaaaacatttactgGAGCCAAAGGTGGCCCAAATGGATTTGTATTGAATATGGCGTTGTTTGGTTGAGGAGCAAATATAGGTCTCCCTTGAATTCTCGGGGGTGCAAATAGTCCCTCGCCGAAAAAGGCTGGCCTACCGATTGGAGGCCTTAATCCGAAACGTCCGAATCCAGGGGGACCTCGTAAAATCCTCGGAGGGGCAAATCTTGGAAAGGACCGGAACGGCGGTGGCTGACCATTAATCGTCGTGATGACGGAGAGCAGGATGCAACAAAATCCTAAGAATACCATGGATTTCATCATGGTCACTGCTGGAGGACTCACCTGTTCCTCGTCCAAATGAATTTTCCTGGCCGAACAACAAGTCCCAGCCTAACCTCTCCACTACCCACCTACGTAAATGATAACCAAATATCAAGGAAAGCGTGATAAATAGTAGTTATGGACTATAAACATATTGATGTCTATAAAACCTATCATTTGGCTCAACTGTCCGCTACTCAGAGAACACCTGCGGGCTGGTGTCCGAACTGACATATTAATGGCATATAGTCAAGTCAACGAAACAATGATCGGTTTCTTCTTGGCGGACTCCTCTTGTATAATAGTGACTGTCAACAGAGCGATGCTGCGTGCCCATagctatatataaatgtaacataacTAGTTAGCACACTGCAAGTAACGGTACGGTGATTATTGCACtgatttatagatttttttttataattcttcgCCGTTATATTTTTCTTCCATCATTCTCGCACGATTTTTTACCACAATTTGGACGACGCCCTTCCGAGCTTACCACATGCTGACCACTTATGTCCACATTTAATAGATTTATTGGGGTTTATTTCGGGAGAAGGTATTGCTAAATTAATGAAAAAGGAACTCCGCAAATCGGGATGATAATTTTATTCTTTGCTAAAGACTTAAACTTAAAACGTTATGAAAGAAGCAGGGCAAAAGATAACTCCCTgctaaacacatttttttttcaaaataaatattcgcTTTGGAATACTGTGTCCACCATGATTCTATTTTCTGGCCACGTTTTATTATCTAAATTAAtgtataaaattgtaaaaaacgGATATTTTAAACATGATAGAAAAAGGTCTTCAAAAAAGACATGCAAACCATTTCACCTTGGATCATACATTTGgtaacaaatattgattttaggaaaaggcgactaaatctgaGAATAAAAATAGTCGATTTTTtctaatgatatttttgcggGATAATATTTTGTCATGGACCATATTAGTTAAAAGCGATATTTTTATGGTCTACGATAATACCGTTTTAGTTATGTATGTTCAAAAGCCAAAATAAGCACCAGTTATTTTTATATgtgcatattatttttgttttttatatatcagCGCGCTTTAATTTAACCTTGTTTCTAAAACCTTCTGAAACCACCGAGAAACAGCATTGAAGATATTTTCATGTTCTTTTGGCCGTTGAATATTGCAAAAAGTACTTTTATGTAATAACATATAGCACGCGGGTCTTGTTTTGTACTTTTCACATTACAAGCAATATGATCAAGCCATGCAGAACTTTGTGAGGTTTTCCCGCCAGAACATGTaaacaatgtaatttatttgattgATACACTGACAGGTAGCATTTACGTGCTTGTACAAGTATAACCTGACGTTCAGCCTTTTTTTTagataggtacatgtatatggtcaGTATTATATGTAATTTGGACCCaccatggttttttttatacaaacttCATAATCTAGTGTACTAGCGAAATtcgaaaataattttgatattactATATCTGCAATCAAGCTTTGTCGAGTATTACTATTGACAAAGTCATTGATGCTATTTTTACACATCTTCATACATTGAAACACTTGAAGATAACTGCAGCCCAGGTCCCGAAGATCACAAAACAGGCTAACAtctagacttagccaatcaaaaatagGTTACAAAATGCTACGTCATATTTGATTGGCAAAGTCTAAACTTAAGTCTGAGATTGTTACATGATTCTGGAGCACGTATGCCATTATTGTGCATTTCCCATGGTATGTAAACAACGGCTATCATCAGTTATCACAACTCACTTTTTCCCTTTATAAATGATGTCGCCACCTTTTTTTACGAGGAAgtctggtttttttttgttttttttttaattgttatttatacCTCATTAAAAGGTCGCTACCATGACTACTCTGGGTTGACACGTTATTTCACGTGACATTGAAAAAATAGATAACATTAGCATACCGCTTCTTTTATGACTTTGATActgatgtttgttgtttttgtactttgTGGCTAATTCATggtctgtttttgttttatgaGTTTAAACACCTCTGAACAACAAGGTAAATACAGGACAGGTACCAATGAGACAGGTccagaaaaaaaactatagtactttttttttcattgagcAGATTTAATTCATATGTGTACATTAATGATATAAAGATTCATCCAATTAACCAAAATCAAAACTTTTTGTGACTAAATCATCACCATTGAAGCCAATTATGCGCCTGTGTTGGGGAAAAAtatttctgttaccatggaaatgtCTGTTTGGAAGAATGCGTTTGATATAATTACTgtctatcaaaatgaaataggAGATTATAACAATAATCTTTTTCATTCTCTTTAtgtaaattttagaaataaaaacagtAGTTTTCATATCCAAGTAGAAAACGggataaaaaaatcatatggcGGTGagtttcattttgaaatattgtagtTAAAAATATGTGTGATTTTATCGAATTTCTACAGTTTTGACCTTACACAGAGCAAGCTAAAGCCATTTCTTCCAAATCACTTGAATTGAAACCAACAcccattttttataatttcacacTTATATACTTGGTAATTTTATCATTGTGAACCTGTAATAAGATTTAAAGCTGAAATTAActtgataaatataaaaaaaatgtcgtCGCATTGACGATTTAACcaaaaaagttaaattttaCCCCTGTAAAGCGTATCCGACACCTGCTTTTTGTTGTtatgtggctgccatcttgaaatgTCTATCAAGAACTTTTACAATGCAAAACTTAGCAAACAAGGCATCATACTTGTTGTTTGTCCGCGCGTTTGAataattttcacagcttaatgcATCAAaactgatggttttcaatatattaGTGAAGATAAAAATAGCATATCGAAATATTTGCTCATTTTAAgcacatataattttaaactttttgGATGCTATGGTACTACAACTTACAAAATGATTTATCAAGACGAAAAACGTTTTTTCTCTAACATTAATAATTTaagtttttataaataatatatgattCTTATTAAATTTGAGCTAAAATATGCACATGAAGTCTAATGGTAAAGGCAATCTTACGTTTTCTTTCATATCAAATGTAATGAATTGACCTAAAGGTGAACTTTTGTCGTGTAACTAATAGAACACTACAATTCCTTGGGGGTCAAACAAGCTAATTACACAACGCAAAAGCAAGCACATATGTAATACTACCAAGTAACGGTTTGTTATACGGATACCTCAGTATGACCTAGATGTGTGACAAAAAATAGCCCGAGGCAACATCTGCTGCACTAACCGTTATTTTACAGCTAGAATACTTCATGAGTTAACACACAAGGTTATACTTcttaagacaaaaaaaaaaaaaaaaaaaaaaaaaaaatagtcctTAATTTCTGTAATACCAGGTTATCCTGTTTTGTGAAATGAATGTTTTTGTTCTTGtcctgtttttgtttttgttatttttatgtcCTCAAAACGACCACATTTCTATACAAAGTACACccagaaaaaatatacataaatcaATATGAACAtccttttcattttatttgtgaacattatatTGAGATATAAACGCCCAAATAACAGATAATCACTAATGTCAGTATTAAGTAAACGATATCAACGGTTTCACTTTCTACAAGTAGTGTTAAATATCGTATGAGTGGCATaatgatttgttttcaaatatgtttactGTAGAAATAATTGGTACTGATAAGTCCCACGACATAGCTCTTTCTACTTCAAGTATCCATAGATAAACAAAATAGAATACATCGGTagtatttttgtaattatacgggatattgtttctattttttttatttatctttactAAAATGGTGGGGTTGTAAAGTCTGTCAACGctccaattttttttcttcaaattttgcagtgtcATAGGTCTAGTTACATTATAActttatatgtgttttttttatttattttatatttttcaaaaaggcataaagggcctaaaCTGATGTTTTCTAACAAAACTCTGGGTATGTGTCAAGAAGACCCTTTGTGGCCACCTTTTGAACATCTATTTTTCTTCATTCTTTAATGTATTCAATTTCTAATGATATTAACTAATTATTTTGACtgcaaattgataaaaaataatggtatttgttttgcatcaaatgttttatgttatcgattttgtccacaattttaaatcattttaaaaacatgccaTATATATAATCTTATAGCAgatacattttcaaataaattgaaatccgggaaaatagcaCATTTTAAATGCTGAAATGTAGCCAGAGAGGATTTTCTTACAATCAAAAAATGTCCTTGGTGACTGTAAAATCAAAATTGACTATAGTTACcgta from Argopecten irradians isolate NY chromosome 5, Ai_NY, whole genome shotgun sequence includes:
- the LOC138323955 gene encoding uncharacterized protein, yielding MMKSMVFLGFCCILLSVITTINGQPPPFRSFPRFAPPRILRGPPGFGRFGLRPPIGRPAFFGEGLFAPPRIQGRPIFAPQPNNAIFNTNPFGPPLAPVNVLNNGLQGFPPNTIIQGNPIGNPGVPTTFGTNTQNTGNVGTTTNTIGNLPFGTTNTGAPAAGITGTGLPLNVNSGFPATVNTGFSGPVNTGAGFPTTLNTNAAFPGTLNSVFPGTINTGFPATLNSAFPAPLPNTAFPGTGPGFFGTINTGLPPNTGAVVPGTTNVAGTNTLAGSGFTTGTGTLSNQFLLNNGVPALSQVNSLGTQVTSNAQTNGNQDSMVLAAGNTFANRFTVTGDGASQTGTFGGDTGGATFQDPTSGQTISGNTLVNTGTGTDSTAVDTSGVIDTQGGTGLTPDVAVIGNIGTDTANMDPNTQTNAPATEVGSKCQATGCSADQQCVFAGEYPCAMYLESLECRCQAGCRVMNFFIPEGQSRQVDSCGNVCTCDQTGENKGTARCTTINCPQQ